Proteins encoded in a region of the Podospora pseudopauciseta strain CBS 411.78 chromosome 6, whole genome shotgun sequence genome:
- the SEC5 gene encoding Exocyst complex component S5 (COG:U; EggNog:ENOG503NU6Y), with protein MADIERERAVLDFYQISSLKPETLVQWPTEKDRDSDASEDESVKKKANRRKSRYQALERAVSTRSSFVPGSETSGSGVANLVQRDEPDPLGSTDSVVRTLKQLGVPLQDDLKLRNRFLLSSTTFSPALFLSQMHATADTQSLLSGLDILSRSIDQKSASLKVLVESNFERFVRAKATIDNVYKEMKYRGVDPTPPRARAHSRHASRNSFRSGSGAPMTSPLNPATDPRKKNALAKESEYGILGIKAPLLDVSAKAEEVWGPALGGREKEEHLKTVASSLDSYKEYVEISAAIADSIKRNDHESLVEEYTKARRFAEQAKQLARELEGSQPDEDQVYRIVLAARMWHDVEEQISNLKRDIWRSLVSPYNMAKPDSGKSGDQHMELITLLLELGVEDNPIWVWLLSRYDYLKSKIQSTTERSKVEIEILRRRLANSEKPNPQTIASHMRTLGRQSLESKTKTFDSPDIAELWELNVAYMSNLLSSQGILGEVLEFWQTVQGFIQGKTQRSLPVGYRGESQEHHRLSQQGTVDLQKGAVELISLIRESVLMFFAGPPPEDISLLFSPMPQTPSTPGYGGNLTPRDPRFNLDPNNIPPPSPRRGEAWEKFAFWPPWSNSLSGVHYLARMLVLVGVAACDMASIEPVGQGDAAEVERVKTLVGVARERCVTALCAAWNRDAENIKYVEDWNRSPDRKEVTKMPASFKAFEGALLAGMQNILYISEAMDKPGAGEIVLPPPPKLLQMVRSQYVTTLYKALSGMVENAERPVKKADDEWTVDVDGYVLVSSAAAPRASTAVGGSTIDAGDRNVRMLLTLSNLSALRTEIVPDLNTQFENAFSVKLTDETKTIRDVLSQIDARLFQSYTRPAIETLKRIIRAGVSDPNWAPSSPSRPKEVRPYVYEALLSLVLVHTQVSTTAATLTSQVLSYLLEQASKELLEAFKSRQRYDLEALMQATLDVEFVAQTLSHYTTDRASELQSQIYQELDGRTDNEARARLQGELPEMRAVLKRLREASKSEFACFRKPKRPVGNGLERRETGGSVGSV; from the exons ATGGCTGACATCGAGCGAGAGCGGGCCGTTCTCGACTTCTACCAAATATCATCGCTGAAACCTGAAACGCTGGTCCAGTGGCCAACAGAGAAAGACCGCGACAGCGACGCCTCTGAAGATGAGAGTGTCAAGAAAAAGGCGAACAGGAGGAAGTCGAGATACCAGGCATTGGAAAGGGCTGTGAGCACCAGGAGTAGCTTCGTCCCTGGTTCTGAGACTTCAGGGAGTGGTGTTGCGAATTTGGTGCAGCGAGACGAGCCAGACCCCCTAGGGTCAACCGACAGTGTTGTTCGGACATTAAAACAGCTGGGGGTTCCTCTTCAAGATGACTTGAAGCTTC GCAACCgattcctcctctcctcgaCGACCTTTTCCCCAGCGCTCTTCCTATCCCAAATGCACGCCACAGCCGATACCCAATCCCTCCTCAGCGGTCTAGACATACTGTCTCGATCGATCGACCAAAAATCCGCCTCCCTGAAAGTGCTCGTCGAATCCAACTTTGAGCGCTTCGTCCGCGCCAAAGCCACCATCGACAATGTCTACAAAGAAATGAAATACCGCGGGGTTGATCCCACGCCGCCTCGGGCCAGGGCGCACTCTCGACATGCCAGCAGGAATAGTTTTCGGAGTGGCAGCGGAGCGCCCATGACGAGCCCCCTGAACCCTGCGACGGACCCTAGAAAGAAGAACGCTTTGGCGAAAGAAAGCGAGTACGGTATTTTGGGTATCAAAGCGCCATTGCTTGATGTATCGGCCAAGGCAGAGGAGGTTTGGGGCCCAGCTCTCGGTGGccgggagaaggaagagcaTTTGAAAACTGTGGCCTCGTCGCTGGATAGCTACAAGGAGTACGTTGAGATCAGTGCAGCTATCGCTGACAGTATCAAGCGCAATGACCATGAATCATTAGTGGAGGAATACACAAAAGCGAGAAGATTTGCCGAACAAGCAAAGCAGCTCGCGCGGGAACTCGAGGGGTCGCAGCCAGATGAGGACCAGGTGTATCGTATCGTACTGGCAGCGCGCATGTGGCATGACGTGGAGGAACAAATCAGCAACCTCAAACGTGATAtctggaggagcttggtaTCTCCATACAACATGGCAAAGCCAGACTCTGGGAAGTCGGGTGACCAGCATATGGAACtgatcaccctcctcctggaGCTCGGTGTGGAAGACAACCCCATCTGGGTGTGGCTGCTCAGTCGTTACGACTACTTGAAGAGCAAGATTCAGTCGACGACGGAGCGGTCCAAGGTCGAGATTGAGATCCTGAGGCGCCGTCTTGCCAATTCTGAGAAGCCGAACCCTCAGACGATTGCTTCTCATATGCGAACTCTTGGACGTCAGTCCCTCGAATCAAAGACTAAAACCTTTGACTCCCCTGACATTGCCGAGTTGTGGGAGCTCAACGTGGCTTATATGAGCAACTTGCTCTCCTCTCAGGGAATTTTGGGAGAGGTTCTCGAGTTTTGGCAGACGGTTCAGGGGTTTATTCAGGGGAAGACGCAGAGGAGCTTGCCGGTTGGGTATAGAGGCGAGTCGCAGGAGCATCATCGGTTGTCTCAACAGGGCACGGTTGATCTCCAGAAGGGTGCTGTGGAACTGATCAGTTTGATTCGGGAGAGTGTGTTGATGTTTTTTGCTGGGCCTCCGCCAGAGGATATCTCGTTGCTGTTCTCGCCTATGCCGCAGACGCCGAGCACGCCGGGGTATGGTGGGAATTTGACACCGCGAGACCCGAGGTTCAATCTTGATCCGAATAATATCCCGCCACCgtcgccgaggaggggggaggctTGGGAGAAGTTTGCGTTTTGGCCGCCGTGGTCTAATTCGTTGAGTGGTGTTCACTACCTCGCTCGGATGTTGGTTCTTGTTGGTGTGGCGGCGTGCGATATGGCTTCTATTGAACCGGTCGGGCAGGGAGATGCAGCCGAAGTCGAGCGGGTTAAGACCCTGGTTGGCGTGGCAAGGGAACGATGCGTGACTGCGTTGTGCGCGGCGTGGAACAGGGACGCCGAAAACATCAAGTACGTGGAGGACTGGAACAGGTCCCCGGACAGAAAAGAGGTGACCAAGATGCCTGCCAGTTTCAAGGCGTTTGAAGGGGCGTTGTTGGCGGGTATGCAGAACATTCTCTACATCTCGGAAGCTATGGACAAACCGGGTGCTGGGGAGATTGTTCTgcctccgccgccgaagCTGTTACAGATGGTTAGAAGCCAGTATGTGACGACGCTGTACAAGGCGCTGAGCGGGATGGTGGAGAATGCGGAAAGGCCAGTGAAGAAGGCGGATGATGAGTGGACggtggatgtggatgggTATGTTCTCGTTAGCAGTGCTGCTGCGCCTAGGGCGTCGACGGCGGTGGGAGGGAGTACGATTGATGCTGGTGATCGG AACGTCCGCATGCTATtaaccctctccaacctctcggCCCTCCGCACCGAAATCGTCCCCGACCTCAACACCCAGTTTGAAAACGCGTTTAGCGTCAAACTCACCGATGAGACAAAAACCATCCGTGACGTCCTCAGTCAAATCGATGCTCGGCTCTTCCAATCCTACACCCGCCCCGCCATTGAGACACTTAAACGCATCATCCGCGCCGGAGTGTCGGATCCAAACTGggcgccctcctccccgtcccggCCAAAAGAAGTCCGTCCTTATGTCTACGAGGCGCTCCTGtctctcgtcctcgtccacaCTCAGGTATCGACCACAGCCGCGACATTGACCTCCCAGGTCCTGTCTTATCTGCTCGAACAAGCCTCGAAGGAACTGCTGGAAGCTTTCAAGTCGAGGCAGCGGTATGACCTTGAAGCACTGATGCAAGCAACATTGGATGTTGAGTTTGTGGCGCAGACGCTGAGCCATTACACTACTGACCGGGCAAGCGAGCTCCAGAGCCAGATTTATCAGGAGTTGGATGGGAGGACAGATAATGAGGCTAGGGCAAGGTTGCAGGGGGAGTTGCCGGAGATGAGGGCAGTTctgaagaggttgagggaggcgagtAAGAGCGAGTTTGCTTGTTTTAGGAAACCTAAGAGGCCGGTAGGAAatgggttggagaggagggagaccGGGGGGAGTGTGGGGAGTGTGTGA
- a CDS encoding hypothetical protein (COG:S; EggNog:ENOG503NVX4): MLLLHQSGSVKIGEVVRYTVTYTPSADRILPSPEFLYLRIKNTCAIALRAAFVHGPYTLSVAAYPSHFDPNEKFEEPRRYGVPEFEPMLKAGAAWNCHLVVPDNIRQSAGEGCSQHGYFGKGPEHDGESVSWIIEVASQVVFSTSAAVHYEVLLARDEKSLNLGSVVPVIGGQSQAPQPGRISDFQQSAGAIKDHPAQQKGVFSRAVHLKVEDTASLWNTPQLPGWDDIGWLRARSEGGADAPVEPVMASGKPEDRRPRRSLKQRKVHLVILTHGLHSNLGADMLFLKESIDAGVKKAKADVKARKARERAAKKKEATPAGADTEGNANTEIPESVGEENKDEDEDDEDDEEVVVRGFSGNATRTERGIKYLGKRLARHILSMTYPDQPCLPTAKAASEAIAATLKASSQKKNGGEEAHKHSTIHHAPSPSNRLYKFTKISFIGHSLGGLVQTYAVAYIQKHSPQFFDLIEPINFIAMATPFLGLNHENPLYVKFALDFGLVGRTGQDLGLTWRAPTIARNGWGALVGNLGEQAHKRVYGEHQPESKPLLRILPTGPAHKALKKFRNRTVYSNVVNDGIVPLRTSCLLFLDWQGLGRVEKARREVGLVEAVVQAGWAELTGANVTTPRLAPWSPENNEKEEANETGKTTPTDTEELLEVPQPPTNAMLEDDRQSLRSAVVSPFQEQPASADLQQLSNSTTNTSNPLSGLFNFFRTESPKPQSPPSPKINKIYQRSQTLKVESGSTSVSVTSSSTSKVTSGTELGDDAEGLTAPPRTSIFESAGDLLNPKLPTVEYLIDPSKRHRTIFHDRIYHPSDIPPPPVKDRTSTLQIRRRSLSRSSRTALSESNSPLGSPGIQHKDTGLSQQSEQSTKSMPVDYESTVNSAPSASHDEPEVVDSSQMRVEEKIARAYHRGLSWRKVLVKLEPDAHNNVVVRRMFANAFGWPVIHHLVQSHFSDEAMARVRDEDEPGVERAKGLDQSADETGRETKETIRGGDHRGRNVTVREGDSSHDDDIINAERYDVVPELAPSPRSPRSLSRQGSTNALGVFSGTNPTTPTTATRPPIDRYDSMSWSDRDWADSADESDENGGGASYWSRMAAGANVKKPQPSPSHTYPFPSSSAATTPTPADSNPGGGGNADKKGRTVAVAAGGSVEQPGPLTPTGFMMRSVSPLSWNWTEKIVGRGKTGKRTSRSLSPGRGNSVLTTPTASTPGLGLLSRPSLALSQEGYFPGQDRGMVGEGEGEKGGKDKDV, translated from the coding sequence atgcttctcctccaccaatcTGGCAGCGTCAAGATTGGCGAGGTGGTGCGCTACACAGTCACTTACACCCCCTCGGCAGATCGCATCCTCCCATCGCCAGAGTTCCTGTACTTGCGCATCAAGAATACTTGTGCCATTGCTCTTCGCGCAGCCTTCGTTCACGGTCCTTACACACTCTCGGTTGCCGCCTACCCATCCCATTTCGATCCGAACGAGAAGTTTGAAGAGCCTCGTCGCTATGGCGTCCCCGAGTTCGAACCAATGCTCAAGGCCGGTGCGGCCTGGAACTGCCACTTGGTAGTGCCCGACAATATCAGACAGTCTGCCGGCGAAGGATGCAGTCAACATGGATACTTTGGAAAAGGACCAGAGCACGACGGGGAGAGTGTATCTTGGATCATCGAGGTTGCGTCGCAAGTGGTTTTTTCGACTTCGGCGGCTGTGCACTACGAAGTTCTGTTGGCACGAGACGAGAAATCGTTGAACCTGGGCTCTGTTGTACCCGTAATAGGAGGTCAGTCACAAGCACCACAGCCAGGGCGGATCAGCGACTTCCAACAGAGTGCGGGTGCTATCAAGGACCATCCGGCGCAACAAAAAGGTGTTTTCTCCAGGGCAGTCCACCTGAAAGTTGAGGATACAGCAAGTTTGTGGAACACGCCCCAGCTTCCAGGATGGGACGACATAGGTTGGCTACGGGCAAGGAgcgaaggaggagctgaTGCCCCAGTAGAGCCTGTGATGGCCAGTGGCAAGCCCGAAGACAGGCGCCCCAGACGGTCACTCAAACAGAGAAAGGTCCATCTCGTGATTCTCACACACGGCCTGCACAGCAATCTGGGCGCCGATATGTTGTTTTTGAAGGAAAGCATAGATGCTGGAGTCAAAAAGGCCAAAGCGGATGTCAAAGCCCGAAAAGCCCGAGAGCGGGCAGccaagaagaaagaagcaaCGCCTGCCGGGGCAGACACTGAGGGAAATGCTAATACCGAAATCCCCGAGTCAGTGGGCGAGGAAAATaaggatgaagatgaggacgacgaggacgacgaggaagtcGTAGTACGCGGATTTTCTGGGAATGCAACAAGGACAGAAAGAGGTATCAAATACTTGGGCAAACGGTTGGCAAGACATATTTTGTCCATGACTTATCCAGACCAGCCCTGTCTCCCAACCGCGAAAGCAGCTTCGGAAGCAATCGCTGCCACACTCAAGGCAAGCTCTCAGAAAAAGAATGGCGGCGAAGAGGCCCACAAACACAGTACAATCCATCATGCTCCATCTCCGAGCAATCGACTCTACAAGTTCACCAAGATCAGTTTTATCGGCCATTCACTCGGTGGTCTTGTACAAACCTACGCTGTTGCTTATATTCAGAAACATTCACCGCAGTTCTTTGACCTGATCGAACCTATCAATTTTATCGCCATGGCCACACCCTTCCTCGGGCTGAACCACGAGAATCCCCTGTACGTCAAATTCGCTTTGGATTTTGGTCTTGTTGGAAGGACAGGCCAAGACTTAGGTCTCACTTGGAGAGCTCCAACGATTGCGAGAAATGGTTGGGGTGCACTCGTGGGCAATCTTGGGGAACAAGCACACAAACGGGTGTATGGCGAACATCAGCCGGAGTCCAAACCTCTGCTCCGTATCCTGCCCACCGGGCCAGCACACAAAGCATTGAAAAAATTCCGAAACCGAACCGTCTACTCAAACGTGGTAAATGACGGAATTGTACCGCTTAGAACTAGCTGCCTCTTGTTTCTCGATTGGCAGGGCCTGGGACGGGTGGAAAAGGCACGAAGAGAAGTCGGCTTGGTCGAAGCTGTTGTACAAGCCGGGTGGGCAGAATTAACAGGCGCAAATGTCACCACTCCACGACTTGCACCATGGTCACCGGAAAACaacgaaaaagaagaggctAACGAGACGGGCAAAACCACACCTACAGACACAGAGGAGCTTCTTGAAGTGCCGCAGCCACCGACTAATGCCATGTTGGAGGATGATCGACAGAGTCTGAGATCTGCTGTCGTCAGCCCTTTTCAAGAACAACCGGCTTCTGCAGACTTGCAACAGCTGTCAAATTCGACGACAAACACTTCCAACCCCTTATCTGGCCTGTTCAACTTCTTCCGGACCGAAAGCCCCAAGCCCCAatcgcccccctccccgaagATAAATAAGATTTATCAACGAAGTCAGACTCTCAAGGTTGAGAGCGGCTCTACCTCTGTGTCGGTTACCTCTTCGTCCACGTCTAAAGTAACAAGTGGAACTGAGCTTGGAGATGATGCGGAGGGCCTgacagcaccaccaagaacATCAATCTTTGAGTCGGCCGGTGACTTGCTTAACCCAAAATTACCAACCGTTGAGTATCTCATCGATCCATCAAAGCGGCACCGAACCATCTTCCATGACAGAATCTACCACCCATCCGATatccctccaccgccagTGAAGGACCGGACGTCGACTCTCCAGATCCGCCgtcgctctctctctcgatCCAGTAGGACGGCCCTGAGCGAGAGCAACTCCCCTCTTGGATCTCCAGGCATTCAGCACAAGGACACTGGCCTTTCTCAGCAGTCGGAACAGTCCACCAAATCGATGCCAGTAGATTATGAATCTACCGTCAACTCTGCACCCAGCGCGTCCCACGACGAACCAGAAGTGGTCGACTCCTCACAGATGCGAGTTGAAGAAAAGATTGCGCGCGCCTACCATCGCGGTCTGTCCTGGCGAAAGGTTTTGGTAAAACTAGAACCTGACGCGCACAACAACGTTGTGGTTCGCCGCATGTTCGCCAACGCTTTCGGCTGGCCGGTCATCCACCATCTCGTACAGTCTCACTTTAGTGACGAAGCTATGGCAAGAGTCAgggacgaggacgagccAGGTGTGGAAAGAGCAAAAGGGTTAGACCAAAGCGCGGATGAAACAGGCCGGGAAACGAAGGAAACGATTCGTGGTGGTGACCACCGGGGTAGAAACGTCACGGTGCGCGAAGGGGATTCATCTCACGATgacgacatcatcaacgcGGAACGGTACGATGTCGTTCCTGAACTTGCGCCGAGTCCGAGGTCGCCAAGGTCGTTGAGCAGACAGGGGAGCACCAACGCTTTGGGTGTCTTTTCCGGCACGAACCcgacaaccccaacaacggCGACGCGACCCCCGATCGATCGATACGACTCCATGTCCTGGAGCGATAGAGACTGGGCAGACAGCGCAGACGAAAGTGATGagaatggtggtggggcgAGCTACTGGAGCAGGATGGCTGCTGGGGCAAATGTGAAGAAACCCCAGCCTAGCCCTTCTCACACTTAccctttcccatcctcctctgctgCCACGACCCCTACCCCGGCGGATTCAAAcccgggtggtggtggtaatgcTGACAAGAAAGGGAGAACAGTTGCTGTTGCCGCGGGAGGGAGTGTAGAACAGCCGGGACCGTTGACGCCGACGGGGTTTATGATGAGGAGTGTAAGTCCGTTGAGCTGGAATTGGACCGAGAAGattgtggggagggggaagacggggaagaggacgagtAGGAGTTTGAGTCCCGGACGGGGGAATAGTGTGTTGACGACGCCGACGGCTAGTACGCCGGGACTGGGGTTGTTGAGTAGACCTAGTTTGGCGTTGAGTCAGGAGGGGTATTTCCCTGGGCAGGATagagggatggtgggggagggggagggggagaagggggggaaggataAGGATGTTTGA
- a CDS encoding hypothetical protein (EggNog:ENOG503NY6A) encodes MGRRPNALILQYFERGPKLQDQSNRYPHTCKSCGEHFPRGRLDSLTSHLTKKCPAISEADRVSALLTLSGMGHASKTFQQNQQAHAHPQVSDGSSVDLPMTSRDWTALGVLAEVSRQIDLNEKNDDRGQMTGAIPNTHLGTAQPGERFDMQDQFNFDNPPLNQDIDAQKDPKVEPPSPNAGDRGLITDERLQEILRAENEVNTDSANISMAAAATARLHPAFLDPELLADEATVAAVTEAANQANTAAVAAAAAAAVAAAVAENSNISTPEQSGLEDQPPPTPTPPALPESLIQSSGIPVTTMPNAPMIPVTNDAPAWVDGNYAAASFQMPLNSPLPQLPAPHAKGGFRLDTANGAKSRHSRARFNPDRRKEVQEVRKIGACIRCRVLRKTCSQGSPCDTCRKVLSPRVWRNGCVRTKFSEQLDLYSAGVQIVLAQARVNGIKHTVALQHHGILIEACHFPDYESRLQLLVLQSEPERDAEGKLLDASIAEDHPSSYHIAMLDNDNQDVPARVETYMREVLPEMIRREPSQFMRITLQTAVDVATRTNDELLKKSLELWGLVEILDRERQWTITVKNGENELQPRIIKEETDGELFHTICLQLAAATERKAAATSKALLTGMQRVLQDSKVKIDYNMYFAVLILLNCVEKSIWAFRAWEQPNLRGQWPLEKDPGSFAQQGSVIAELLHMLLGIRKALPRTSRRESDGKLVTDDANPLIQAYFEAIDLDFATVKAKQDQPNFSPTDPRSFELLFCSTLLLPPSSD; translated from the exons ATGGGCAGACGGCCTAATGCCCTGATTCTGCAATACTTCGAAAGAGGACCCAAGTTGCAGGACCAGAGCAATCGCTACCCTCATACCTGCAAATC ATGTGGTGAACACTTCCCTCGCGGTCGCCTCGACAGCCTGACGAGCCATCTCACCAAGAAATGCCCTGCCATCAGCGAAGCCGATCGAGTCAGCGCGTTGCTCACCCTCTCGGGGATGGGCCATGCATCCAAGACATTCCAGCAGAACCAGCAGGCTCATGCTCACCCCCAGGTCTCCGATGGCTCTTCGGTCGACCTTCCTATGACGTCGCGCGACTGGACTGCTCTTGGAGTGCTGGCTGAGGTCTCGAGACAAATCGACTTGAATGAGAAGAATGACGATCGCGGCCAGATGACGGGCGCAATCCCAAATACCCATTTGGGGACTGCGCAGCCTGGAGAACGCTTTGATATGCAAGATCAATTCAATTTTGACAATCCGCCGTTGAATCAGGACATTGATGCGCAGAAAGACCCGAAGG TTGAGCCGCCGTCGCCGAACGCCGGCGACAGAGGCCTCATTACCGACGAGCGACTCCAAGAAATACTACGCGCAGAAAATGAAGTCAATACCGATTCTGCCAACATTTcaatggctgctgctgcgactGCTCGCCTGCACCCAGCATTCCTGGATCCCGAGCTTCTAGCCGATGAGGCGACTGTTGCGGCCGTGACAGAGGCTGCGAATCAAGCGAATACCGCCGCTGTGGccgcggctgctgctgctgccgtaGCTGCTGCCGTAGCCGAAAACAGCAATATCTCGACCCCTGAGCAGTCTGGGCTGGAGGACCAACCACCGCCGACGCCCACACCGCCTGCGCTTCCCGAGTCCCTGATCCAGAGTTCTGGAATTCCAGTCACTACCATGCCCAATGCTCCTATGATTCCGGTAACGAACGATGCGCCGGCTTGGGTAGATGGCAACTACGCGGCGGCTTCTTTTCAGATGCCTCTGAACAGCCCGTTGCCTCAACTTCCTGCGCCCCACGCGAAGGGAGGGTTCCGCCTCGACACCGCCAATGGTGCCAAGTCGCGACATTCTCGCGCTCGGTTCAACCCTGACAGGAGAAAGGAGGTCCAGGAAGTCCGCAAGATTGGAGCCTGCATTCGTTGCCGCGTGCTGCGAAAGACGTGCTCTCAGGGTTCGCCCTGTGATACCTGTCGCAAAGTGCTATCACCTCGCGTGTGGCGCAATGGGTGCGTGCGCACCAAGTTCTCAGAACAGTTGGACCTGTACTCTGCCGGAGTACAAATAGTCCTCGCCCAGGCCCGGGTAAATGGGATCAAGCATACTGTGGCTCTTCAACACCATGGAATATTGATTGAAGCTTGTCATTTCCCGGACTACGAGTCTCGACTTCAGCTGCTCGTTCTACAGAGCGAGCCTGAGAGGGATGCGGAGGGGAAGCTGCTTGATGCAAGCATAGCAGAAGACCATCCCTCCAGCTACCACATCGCCATGCTTGACAACGACAACCAAGACGTTCCTGCTCGAGTGGAGACGTACATGCGCGAGGTCTTGCCAGAAATGATTCGGCGCGAGCCATCACAGTTTATGCGCATTACTTTGCAGACTGCCGTCGACGTTGCGACAAGAACCAATGATGAGCTTCTCAAGAAGTCCCTTGAGTTGTGGGGTCTGGTTGAAATACTGGATCGCGAGCGACAGTGGACCATCACCGTCAAGAACGGGGAGAACGAGCTTCAGCCCAGGATCATCAAGGAAGAGACAGATGGCGAATTGTTCCATACAATCTGTCTTCAGCTTGCCGCGGCCACAGAGAGAAAAGCAGCGGCCACTAGCAAAGCGCTGTTGACTGGCATGCAGCGTGTGCTGCAAGACAGCAAAGTCAAGATTGACTACAACATGTATTTTGCCGTTTTGATCTTGCTCAATTGCGTGGAAAAGTCCATCTGGGCTTTCCGGGCTTGGGAACAGCCGAACCTAAGGGGCCAGTGGCCGCTCGAGAAGGACCCAGGCAGCTTCGCCCAGCAGGGCTCCGTCATCGCCGAGCTGTTGCACATGTTGCTAGGGATTCGTAAAGCGCTTCCACGCACATCACGTCGGGAGTCTGATGGGAAGTTGGTGACTGATGATGCGAACCCGTTGATCCAGGCCTATTTTGAGGCCATTGATTTGGACT TTGCTACAGTAAAAGCCAAACAAGACCAACCGAACTTCTCGCCGACGGACCCCCGATCATTTGAGCTTCTCTTTTGCTCCACGCTTCTCTTGCCACCATCCTCAGACTAG
- the MET13 gene encoding methylenetetrahydrofolate reductase (NAD(P)H) met13 (EggNog:ENOG503NWPE; COG:E): MHIREMLADAERTGAPSFSFEYFPPKTTQGVQNLYDRMERMNNFGPKFIDITWGAGGRIAELTCEMVVQAQTYLGLETCMHLTCTDMGEEKVNDALRKAYKAGCTNILALRGDPPREKEKWEAAEGGFRYARDLVQHIRKSYHEHFDIGVAGYPEGCDDNKDEDLLLDHLKEKVDAGATFIVTQMFYDADNFVRWVGKVRARGINVPIIPGIMPIATYASFLRRANHMNCKIPDEWMQRLEPVKNDDVAVRDIGKTLVAELCRKILAAGIHHLHFYTMNLAQATRMVLEELDWMPSPDRPVKQALPWKRSLGLGRQVEDVRPIFWRNRNKSYVARTQDWDEFPNGRWGDSRSPAFGELDAYGIGLTGTNEQNRQKWGEPTCIRDIANLFVRYLNKDIEYLPWSEAPVAEEADVIKDYLLDLNKRGLITVNSQPAVNGVKSTHPVHGWGPSKGYVYQKAYLELLVSPEVYPEIKKRIENHPDLTYHAVTKSGMLETNAPSDAPNAVTWGVFPGKEIVQPTIVERISFLAWKDEAFQLGSDWARCYEADTPSRLLLEDIMKSWYLVNIVNNDFHQGETLYEVLKDLQEPNLDKVPQPPATNGEAANSVEAST, from the exons ATGCATATCCGCGAGATGCTCGCCGATGCCGAAAGGACCGGCGCACCGTCCTTCTCGTTCGAGTACTTCCCGCCCAAGACGACACAGGGTGTCCAGAACCTCTACGACCGCATGGAACGCATGAACAACTTTGGGCCAAAATTCATCGACATCACATGGGGTGCTGGCGGCCGGATTGCCGAACTGACGTGCGAGATGGTGGTACAGGCGCAGACATATCTGGGGCTCGAGACATGCATGCATCTTACCTGCACCGACATGGGTGAGGAGAAGGTCAACGATGCCTTGCGAAAGGCTTACAAGGCTGGGTGCACCAACATTCTGGCTCTGAGAGGTGATCCACCTcgcgagaaggagaagtgGGAGGCTGCCGAGGGTGGTTTCCGCTACGCACGCGATCTTGTCCAGCACATCCGGAAATCCTACCACGAGCACTTTGACATTGGCGTTGCCGGCTATCCCGAAGGTTGTGACGACAACAAGGACGAGGATCTGCTGTTGGATCacttgaaggagaaggtcgACGCCGGTGCCACATTCATCGTGACTCAGATGTTCTACGATGCCGACAACTTTGTTCGCTGGGTCGGCAAGGTCAGAGCTCGGGGCATCAACGTCCCAATCATTCCCGGCATCATGCCCATTGCTACCTACGCCAGCTTCCTTCGCCGCGCCAATCACATGAACTGCAAGATCCCCGACGAGTGGATGCAGAGACTCGAGCCGGTCAAGAACGACGATGTGGCGGTCAGAGATATCGGGAAGACGCTCGTTGCTGAGCTGTGTCGCAAGATTCTTGCGGCCGGAATTCACCACTTGCACTTTTACACCATGAACTTGGCACAGGCCACCCGcatggtgttggaggagctCGACTGGATGCCATCCCCGGATCGCCCGGTCAAGCAGGCACTCCCCTGGAAGAGGTCTCTTGGCTTGGGTCGCCAGGTCGAGGATGTCCGGCCCATTTTCTGGCGCAATCGCAACAAATCTTACGTTGCTCGCACGCAAGACTGGGACGAGTTCCCCAACGGTCGCTGGGGTGACTCTAGGTCGCCGGCCTTCGGTGAACTGGACGCATATGGTATTGGTCTGACGGGCACCAACGAGCAAAACCGCCAGAAGTGGGGCGAGCCAACTTGCATCCGCGACATCGCCAACCTCTTTGTCCGCTACCTGAACAAGGACATTGAGTATCTCCCATGGAGTGAGGCACCAGTCGCCGAAGAGGCCGATGTGATCAAGGACTACCTTCTTGACCTCAACAAGCGGGGTCTGATCACGGTAAATTCTCAGCCGGCTGTCAACGGTGTCAAGTCTACCCATCCAGTACACGGATGGGGTCCATCCAAGGGTTATGTCTACCAGAAGGCCTACCTCGAATTGCTCGTTTCCCCAGAAGTTTACCCAGAGATCAAGAAGCGCATTGAGAACCACCCCGATTTGACGTACCACGCGGTGACCAAGTCTGGCATGCTTGAGACCAATGCTCCATCCGACGCGCCCAACGCCGTAACGTGGGGTGTTTTCCCCGGAAAGGAAATTGTTCAGCCTACTATCGTTGAGCGAATTAGTTTCCTCGCCTGGAAGGACGAAGCGTTCCAGTTGGGATCTGACTGGGCTCGCTGCTATGAGGCTGACACCCCAAGCCGTCTGTTGCTCGAGGACATCATGAAGTCGTGGTACTTGGTGAATATCG TCAACAACGATTTCCACCAAGGAGAGACGCTTTATGAGGTTCTGAAGGATCTCCAGGAGCCCAACTTGGACAAGGTCCCGCAACCACCAGCCACCAATGGCGAAGCTGCCAACAGCGTTGAGGCTTCAACATAA